The Anabaena sp. PCC 7108 region AATTCCTAGAATCTTATCAGCCAGAACCTGCACTATTTTTAACCAACCCGGAACAGCAAACTGAAGCTTGGATGCTTGAAGACTGGTTAGATGAAAGCATTGGTACAGCTACAAGATTTGTATATTATCAGTTTCGGGCGAAAGAAGGAAAGCAAGTTGATCCATCATTCTTGAGCCAAATGCTGATTAGAGTCGTGCGACAACAGTATGGCATCAACGATGCTACAGTCAAATTAGCCACCAGCAGATTAGCCACATCCTTAGCAGAATTATCGCTGCGCTGGCAAAAGAGCGAATATTTAGTAGGTGATAGCTTGAGTGTGGCAGATATTACCGCAGCTGCCTTACTCAGTCCTTTAGCACTCATTCCTGATTACCGTCAGGGATATCCCTGGTTGTTTGAGCGCATCGTGCAAATTCATCAATTGTGTGGAGAGAAACTACCACCGGGACTTTAAAAATTTAAAATTCAAAATTTAAAATTCAAAAATCAAAATATGAAGCCGATAAAAATTTTGGTTTTGAGTATATGTACGAGTATTTCAGTTGTGGTAAGTAGCCATTGGGGGAAAGTAGTCATGGCATTACCACCACCAGAGGATACACCAGAGGAAATATTGCGGACAGAGATTATTACCGAAGCGCGATCGCCCATTGATGGTAAGCGCCTAACTGCTGCCGAATACGCAGAATTACAAGCCCAATTGCAAATGAGTCCACCACCAAAGCTCGATGCCAAAATTCGAGACCAAATATTCCTACTACGGTTACGTAAGGCATTATTACAGATTTTCCCATTTTTAGGTATTTAGTTCAGTCGTCAAGCCGGGGGGCAGGAGGCAGGGGGCAGGGGGCAGAGGGCAGGGGGTAATTATTTCTCCCCATCTCCGCGTCTCCCCATCTCCGCGTCTCCCCATCTCCGCGTCTCCGTGTCTCACCAACTCCCCATCTCCCAATCAAGATACATTCTGAGGTACTATGACGGTGACGACAAAACTGCAAATAAATGTAAAGAATATATTATAGATATTTAAAAAAGCAGATTTAGTCAATCACCTTAATTTCACACAGGTAGCTTCATGTCCCTAACCACGATCGCCCCTGAACAGGTTCATCGCATTGTTCGGAATCAGCATCATGATCCTTTTGAAATACTTGGTTCCCATGCCATAGAACAAAATGGTAAGCAAGTCTGGGCTGTAAGAGCATACCTACCAAATGCCAGCGCTGCATGGGTAGTGGTTCCTGAAGAACGCAAAGAATACCCAATGCAGACAGCCCATGATCCCCATTTTTTTGAGTGCATAATCGAAGCGAACGAACTCACAAACTACCAGTTACGGATTAAAGAAGGGGAACATGAGCTTGTCACTTACGACCCTTACGCTTTCCGTTCTCCCCATTTAACTGACTTTGACTTACATTTGTTTGGTGAAGGCAATCATCACCGCATTTACGAAAAATTGGGAGCGCATCTCACAGAAGTAGATGGCGTGAAAGGTGTTTATTTTGCTGTTTGGGCCCCCAACGCCCGCAACGTTTCCCTGCTGGGAGACTTTAACCTATGGGATGGACGCAAACACCAGATGCGGAAAGGACATACCGGCATTTGGGAATTATTCATCCCTGAACTCGGTGTGGGAGAGCATTACAAATATGAAATCAAAAATTTTGAAGGACATATTTACGAAAAATCTGATCCCTACGGTTTCCAACAAGAACCGCGTCCCAAAACAGCATCAATTGTTACTGACTTAAATTCCTACACCTGGGCTGATGAAGACTGGCTGGAAAAGCGCCGTCACACAGACCCACTGACTCAACCAGTTTCCGTATACGAAGTACATTTAGGCTCTTGGTTACACGCGGCTAGTGGGGAACCCGCCAAAGGAAGCAATGGGGAAATTCAACCTGTTGTTACCGTCTCCGAACTAAATCCGGGCGCACGCTTTCTTACCTATCGGGAATTAGCAGAAAGACTGATTCCCTATGTCAAAGAATTGGGATACACCCATCTGGAATTGCTACCAATTGCTGAACATCCCTTTGATGGTTCTTGGGGTTATCAGGTAACTGGTTACTTTGCCCCAACTTCCCGTTTTGGCAGCCCAGAAGATTTTATGTATTTTGTTGACCAATGTCACCAAAATGGTATTGGTGTAATTGTGGATTGGGTTCCTGGTCACTTCCCCAAAGATGGGCATGGTTTAGCTTTCTTCGATGGTAGTCACCTGTACGAACACGCAGACCCTCGCAAAGGCGAACATAAAGAATGGGGAACTCTGGTATTCAACTACAATCGCCACGAAGTCCGCAATTTCTTAGTAGCCAATGCCCTGTTCTGGTTTGATAAGTACCACATTGATGGGATTCGTGTTGATGCTGTTGCTTCCATGATTTACCTTGACTATTGCCGTAAAGAAGGGGAATGGTTGCCCAACGAATACGGTGGGAGAGAAAATTTAGAAGCTGCTGATTTCCTGCGTCAGGTAAATCACAATATTTTTAGCTATTTTCCTGGTGCGCTTTCCATTGCGGAAGAATCTACCTCCTGGCCAATGGTATCTTGGCCTACTTACACAGGAGGGTTGGGCTTTAACTTAAAGTGGAATATGGGCTGGATGCACGATATGCTGGACTACTTCAGCATGGACCCTTGGTTCCGCCAGTTTCACCAAAACAATATCACTTTTAGTATGTGGTATAACCACAGCGAGAACTTTATGCTGGCTCTGTCCCATGATGAAGTGGTGCATGGTAAGAGCAATATCATTGGCAAAATGCCGGGTGATAGATGGCAGAAGTTAGCCAATGTGCGGTGTTTGTTTAGTTATATGTTTGCTCACCCAGGTAAGAAAACCATGTTTATGAGCATGGAGTTTGGGCAATGGAGTGAGTGGAATGTCTGGGCTGATTTGGAGTGGCATCTATTCCAGCATGAACCACACCAACAGTTAAAAGACTTTTTCCAGGCTCTCAATCATCTTTACCGTTCTGAGCCAGCTTTGTACACCCAGGATTTTGCCGAGCCGGGGTTTGAGTGGATTGACTGTAGCGACAATCGTCATAGTGTAGTTTCCTTTATCCGTCGCGATCAGAATTCTGAAAATTTTGTGGTTGTGATTTGCAACTTTACTCCCCAACCTCATTCTCACTATCGCATCGGTGTTCCTGAATCAGGTTTTTATACCGAAATATTCAATAGTGATGCCCGTCAGTATGGCGGTAGCAATATGGGGAATTTAGGCGGTAAGTGGACTGATAATTGGTCTTTGCATAATCGTCCTTATTCCTTGGATTTGTGTTTACCACCTTTGGGAGTTTTGATTCTCAAATTGGATCAGCAGAAGACAGCCCAAGTGATGGAATAATATCCAGTCGGGTTGTCAGCTTAGTTGTTAATTACAGGGTAGTTTACCAAAAAGAAGCATAAAGGCAGGGGGGATTCGTCCCCTTTTCTCTTTTTCAAGAAACCGATACTCGATTAAATAAAACCCAATAAAACCCCATCTGCTGGACTGCATAGTTAAATTGCTCAAAATCTACAGGTTTGACGATATAGCTATTTACTCCAAGTTGGTAACTTTCAATCACATCTTTATCTTCGGCGGAAGAGGTCAACATCACAACCGGAATCGTTTGTGTACGTGGGTCAGATTTTAGTTGCCGTAACACTTCCAATCCACTCACTTTTGGTAGCTTCAAATCTAGCAAAATGACTTTAGGTTGATTTGTCATATTCCGATGGGCATAGTTTCCACGACAAAAGAGAAAATCGAGGGCTTCTACTCCATCTTGGAGCCATTGAAGTTGATTGCCAATTCTGCCGCGACGCAAGGCTCGGATCACTAGTTCTGCATCAGCAGGATTATCTTCAACCAACACAATAGAAATCGGTTGCTGATAAGATGTATCAGTGGGTTGGTCAGTCATTGGTTATGGCAGGGAATAGGGGAATGGGGCAGGGGGCAGAAAATTCCTACTCGGTACTTGGTACTCGGTACTCACTACTCACTACTTGGTAGGTTGAAATAAAAGGTTGCACCTTGATCAACAGCTGCTTTAACCCAGATGCGCCCACCGTGGCGTTGAATAATCCTTTGAACGATCGCTAGTCCGATGCCTGTACCTTCAAATTCTTGTTCACGATGTAACCGCTGAAATACTCCAAATAGATTATTGGCATACTGCATATCAAATCCTGAGCCATTATCGCTGATAAAGTATACTCCTTCACCATCTATAACTTCATAACCTATTTGAATATGGGCAATGGATTTGTAGCTAGTGTATTTAATCGCATTTGATAACAAGTTGATCCAGACTTGTGTAAGCAGGGAAAAGTCAGCTTGACAGATGGGTAAATCAGCGATCGCAAATTCAATTTGACGACCAGACAATTCTGGGGTCAAATCACTCAGTACCTGTTGAATTAACTCATTGACTAAAACTGGTTGCGTAGATATTTCTTGGCGATCCAGACGCGATAAATTCAGCAGATCATCAATCAACTCACCCATGCGTTTAGCATTATCCCGGACAACTTTTAAATAACGATTGGCTTCTGCATTCAGTTGTTGACTGTATTCTTCCTGGATTATTCTGGAAAAGCCATCAATTGCTCGTAAAGGCGCTCGCAAGTCATGGGAAACGGAATAAGAAAAAGACTCCAAAGCTTTGTTAGCAGTCTCTAATTGGGCAGTTCGTTGTTGGACTCTGTTTTCTAAAGACTCATTCAGTTGGTATAGGGCTTCAATTGCTCGTTGACGCTCCAATTCTGCTCCTGCTCGTGCGGCAAATACTTCGAGAATTGTCTTGATTCTTGCCGTATCTGGCAGTGGTTGAAAGTCGAGAATGCAAAGATTGCCAATGGGGTCGCCGTTGGCATTTTTTAAGGAAATCCCCAGATAACTATCTGCCTGCATTGCCACTAAAGCTAAGTCTTCCGGGAACATTTGCTGAATCAGGGTCTCGCAGTAAAACAGTCCGTCTCTCAAGGCCAATTCACAGGGTGTACGCGCCGGAAAGTAGGAGATTGATGGTTGCAATGCCCCATCCGCCCAAAAA contains the following coding sequences:
- a CDS encoding glutathione S-transferase family protein; this encodes MLLLQFSTSHYCRKARLALGYKQIDYKVENLTPGLHMLKLKPLTGLSTLPVLLPQIQGHPQAIGDSTQIIKFLESYQPEPALFLTNPEQQTEAWMLEDWLDESIGTATRFVYYQFRAKEGKQVDPSFLSQMLIRVVRQQYGINDATVKLATSRLATSLAELSLRWQKSEYLVGDSLSVADITAAALLSPLALIPDYRQGYPWLFERIVQIHQLCGEKLPPGL
- a CDS encoding response regulator, with the protein product MTDQPTDTSYQQPISIVLVEDNPADAELVIRALRRGRIGNQLQWLQDGVEALDFLFCRGNYAHRNMTNQPKVILLDLKLPKVSGLEVLRQLKSDPRTQTIPVVMLTSSAEDKDVIESYQLGVNSYIVKPVDFEQFNYAVQQMGFYWVLFNRVSVS
- the glgB gene encoding 1,4-alpha-glucan branching enzyme, whose translation is MSLTTIAPEQVHRIVRNQHHDPFEILGSHAIEQNGKQVWAVRAYLPNASAAWVVVPEERKEYPMQTAHDPHFFECIIEANELTNYQLRIKEGEHELVTYDPYAFRSPHLTDFDLHLFGEGNHHRIYEKLGAHLTEVDGVKGVYFAVWAPNARNVSLLGDFNLWDGRKHQMRKGHTGIWELFIPELGVGEHYKYEIKNFEGHIYEKSDPYGFQQEPRPKTASIVTDLNSYTWADEDWLEKRRHTDPLTQPVSVYEVHLGSWLHAASGEPAKGSNGEIQPVVTVSELNPGARFLTYRELAERLIPYVKELGYTHLELLPIAEHPFDGSWGYQVTGYFAPTSRFGSPEDFMYFVDQCHQNGIGVIVDWVPGHFPKDGHGLAFFDGSHLYEHADPRKGEHKEWGTLVFNYNRHEVRNFLVANALFWFDKYHIDGIRVDAVASMIYLDYCRKEGEWLPNEYGGRENLEAADFLRQVNHNIFSYFPGALSIAEESTSWPMVSWPTYTGGLGFNLKWNMGWMHDMLDYFSMDPWFRQFHQNNITFSMWYNHSENFMLALSHDEVVHGKSNIIGKMPGDRWQKLANVRCLFSYMFAHPGKKTMFMSMEFGQWSEWNVWADLEWHLFQHEPHQQLKDFFQALNHLYRSEPALYTQDFAEPGFEWIDCSDNRHSVVSFIRRDQNSENFVVVICNFTPQPHSHYRIGVPESGFYTEIFNSDARQYGGSNMGNLGGKWTDNWSLHNRPYSLDLCLPPLGVLILKLDQQKTAQVME